Genomic segment of Candidatus Marinarcus aquaticus:
ATTCAAACAGACATGACAGATGAGTTAAAAGAGGAAGTAAAAGAGGAGTATATTCGAAATATTCCATTGAAAAGATTCGGTCAAGCAAGTGAAGTTGCACAAGCAGTTGCTTTTCTTTTAAGCGACCATTCAAGCTATATTACGGGAGAAATCCTCAAAGTTAATGGTGGATTATACGTATAGTTTAAAACTCATAAAAGAATTTTTAAAATCTTTTTGGGTATAATAACACGACAATTTTTTAAAAGGAAAGAAAATGGCATTATTAGATGACGTAAAAGAAGTAGTAGTTGAGCAATTAGATTGCGAAGCATCAGAAATCAAAGAAGATTCAAAATTCATTGAAGATTTAGGTGCAGACTCTTTAGATGTTGTTGAATTAGTTATGGCATTA
This window contains:
- the acpP gene encoding acyl carrier protein → MALLDDVKEVVVEQLDCEASEIKEDSKFIEDLGADSLDVVELVMALEEKFDIEIPDEDAEKILTVGDAIKYVEDHA